A part of Streptomyces sp. DSM 40750 genomic DNA contains:
- the map gene encoding type I methionyl aminopeptidase, translating into MVELKTDASMDAMYETGQVVGRALTAVREAADVGVSLLELDEVAHEVLRKAGASSPFLGYRPSFAPTPFPAVLCASVNDAIVHGIPTSYRLHDGDLVSMDFGAELGGWAGDSAISFVVGEPRAADLRLIETAERALAAGIEAAVVGNRIGDIAHAIGTVCRAAGYGIPDGFGGHGIGRHMHEDPGVPNEGRPGRGMRLRHGMVLAIEPMLIGGGTDGFHAASDGWTLRTDDGSRAAHVEHTVAITEAGPRVLTAR; encoded by the coding sequence ATGGTGGAACTGAAAACGGATGCGTCGATGGACGCGATGTACGAGACCGGGCAGGTCGTCGGGCGAGCGCTGACCGCGGTGCGGGAGGCCGCCGACGTGGGTGTCTCCCTGCTCGAACTGGACGAGGTGGCGCACGAGGTACTGCGGAAGGCGGGCGCCTCGTCGCCCTTCCTGGGCTACCGGCCCTCCTTCGCACCCACACCCTTCCCCGCCGTGCTCTGCGCCTCCGTGAACGACGCGATCGTGCACGGCATCCCCACCTCGTACCGGCTGCACGACGGCGACCTCGTGTCCATGGACTTCGGCGCCGAACTGGGCGGCTGGGCCGGGGACTCGGCGATCAGCTTCGTCGTGGGCGAGCCCCGCGCGGCCGACCTGCGGCTCATCGAGACCGCGGAGCGCGCGCTCGCGGCGGGCATCGAGGCGGCCGTGGTCGGCAACCGCATCGGCGACATCGCCCACGCGATCGGGACCGTGTGCCGCGCCGCCGGGTACGGGATTCCCGACGGCTTCGGCGGCCACGGGATCGGGCGCCATATGCACGAGGACCCGGGCGTGCCGAACGAGGGGCGGCCCGGGCGGGGGATGCGACTGCGGCACGGGATGGTGCTGGCGATCGAGCCGATGCTGATCGGCGGGGGTACGGATGGGTTTCACGCGGCGTCGGACGGGTGGACGTTGCGGACGGATGACGGGTCCCGGGCGGCGCATGTCGAACACACGGTGGCCATCACGGAGGCGGGGCCGCGGGTGCTGACAGCACGATGA
- a CDS encoding helix-turn-helix domain-containing protein — MVRTPLTPEERERGERLGRLLREARGGRSMVEIAAGAGISAETLRKIETGRAPTPAFFTVAALARTLGLSMDDLVVRCAPADAVAPTAAVA; from the coding sequence ATGGTGCGCACCCCCTTGACCCCCGAAGAGCGCGAACGCGGCGAGCGGCTCGGCCGGTTGCTGCGTGAGGCCCGCGGTGGTCGCAGCATGGTGGAGATCGCCGCCGGAGCGGGTATCTCCGCGGAGACCCTCCGGAAGATCGAGACCGGCCGCGCCCCCACGCCGGCCTTCTTCACGGTCGCCGCCCTCGCCCGCACGCTGGGTCTGTCCATGGACGACCTCGTCGTGCGGTGCGCACCGGCCGACGCCGTGGCGCCAACGGCGGCCGTGGCGTGA
- a CDS encoding GNAT family N-acetyltransferase has product MRFRNGTPEDAERVAALHTASWQTAYAELMPSTYLNGPLREDHLAKWRARTADPHGRWLLLAEDGDELRGFIHLVTAPDGRIHVDNLHARPGRLGTGIGHRLLRRGFAWAAAEHPGQDVYLEVLRGNDRAIAFYERQGGIRTAEGPVRLSPDLVLNEIEYTWPAAKVQTLAKAPAP; this is encoded by the coding sequence ATGCGATTCAGAAACGGCACCCCCGAAGACGCCGAGCGCGTCGCCGCGTTGCATACCGCCAGTTGGCAGACCGCGTACGCGGAGCTGATGCCCAGCACGTACCTGAACGGGCCGTTGCGCGAGGACCATCTCGCCAAGTGGCGGGCCCGGACCGCCGATCCCCACGGGCGGTGGCTGCTGCTGGCCGAGGACGGGGACGAACTCCGCGGCTTCATCCACCTCGTCACGGCACCCGATGGACGCATCCACGTCGACAACCTCCACGCCCGCCCCGGCCGGCTGGGCACCGGCATCGGCCACCGCCTGCTGCGCCGGGGCTTCGCCTGGGCGGCCGCCGAGCACCCCGGCCAGGACGTCTACCTGGAGGTACTGCGCGGCAACGACCGAGCGATCGCCTTCTACGAACGCCAGGGCGGCATACGCACGGCCGAGGGCCCGGTGCGGCTGAGTCCCGACCTGGTGCTCAACGAGATCGAGTACACGTGGCCGGCGGCGAAGGTCCAGACTCTGGCGAAGGCCCCCGCCCCGTAA